A portion of the Mus pahari chromosome 17, PAHARI_EIJ_v1.1, whole genome shotgun sequence genome contains these proteins:
- the LOC110335233 gene encoding LOW QUALITY PROTEIN: keratin, type II cuticular 87-like (The sequence of the model RefSeq protein was modified relative to this genomic sequence to represent the inferred CDS: substituted 1 base at 1 genomic stop codon), translated as MSCFSSRLGASCGVRAFSCASACGPRPGRCCISAAPYRGISCYRGLSGGFGSRSVCGPFRSGSCGRSFGYRSGGVCGPSPPCITTVSVNESLLTPLNLEIDPNAQCVKHEEKEQIKCLNSRFAAFIDKVRFLEQQNKLLETKWQFYQNRKCCESNLEPLFEGYIEALRREAECVEADSGRLAAELNHAQEAMEGYKKRYEEEVALRATAENEFVALKKDVDCAYLRKSDLEANAEALTQETDFLRRLYDEETRLLHAHISDTSVVVKMDNSRDLNMDCVVAEIKAQYDDIASRSRAEAESWYRTKAASRMFPTVGKDWIACWXRTVRPRDPWLSPFLLCPQNTKLEAAVTQSEQQGEAALADARCKLAELEGALQKAKQDMACLLKEYQEVMNSKLGLDVEIITYRRLLEGEEQRLCEGVGSVNVCVSSSRGGVTCGGLTYGTTPGRQIASGPSVTGGSISVMAPDSCSPCQPRASSFTCGSSRSVRFA; from the exons ATGTCCTGCTTCTCCTCCCGCCTCGGTGCCTCCTGTGGGGTCCGCGCCTTCAGCTGCGCCTCAGCCTGTGGGCCCCGGCCCGGCCGCTGCTGCATCTCTGCAGCTCCCTACAGGGGCATCTCCTGCTACCGCGGACTCTCAGGGGGCTTTGGCAGCCGCAGCGTCTGCGGGCCCTTCCGCTCTGGCTCCTGTGGACGCAGCTTCGGGTACCGATCTGGAGGCGTCTGCGGGCCCAGCCCCCCCTGCATCACCACAGTCTCTGTCAATGAGAGCCTGCTCACGCCCCTCAACCTGGAGATCGACCCCAATGCTCAGTGTGTGAAGCATGAGGAAAAGGAGCAGATCAAGTGCCTCAACAGCAGGTTCGCGGCCTTCATCGACAAG GTGCGCTTCCTGGAGCAGCAGAACAAGCTGCTGGAGACCAAGTGGCAGTTCTACCAGAACCGCAAGTGCTGTGAGAGCAACCTGGAGCCTCTGTTCGAGGGCTACATCGAGGCTCTGAGGCGGGAGGCTGAGTGTGTGGAGGCTGACAGCGGGAGGCTGGCTGCCGAGCTCAACCATGCacaggaggccatggagggctacAAGAAGAG GTATGAAGAAGAAGTAGCACTGCGAGCCACTGCTGAGAATGAATTTGTGGCCCTGAAGAAG GATGTGGACTGTGCCTACCTCCGTAAGTCAGACCTGGAGGCCAACGCAGAAGCGCTGACCCAGGAGACCGACTTCCTGAGGCGACTGTATGATGAG GAGACGCGGCTACTCCACGCCCACATCTCAGACACCTCCGTCGTCGTCAAGATGGACAACAGCCGGGACCTGAACATGGACTGCGTTGTGGCTGAGATCAAGGCTCAGTATGATGACATTGCCAGCCGCAGCCGCGCTGAGGCCGAGTCCTGGTACCGCACCAAG GCTGCTTCTAGAATGTTCCCGACTGTTGGGAAAGACTGGATAGCATGCTGGTGAAGGACAGTCAGACCCAGGGACCCTTGGCTATCTCCATTTCTTCTGTGTCCCCAGAACACCAAGCTGGAGGCTGCTGTGACTCAGTCTGAGCAGCAGGGAGAGGCTGCCCTCGCTGATGCCCGCTGCAAGCTGGCTGAGCTGGAGGGTGCCCTGCAGAAGGCCAAGCAGGACATGGCCTGCCTGCTCAAGGAGTACCAGGAGGTGATGAACTCCAAGCTGGGGCTGGACGTCGAGATCATCACCTACAGGCGCCTGCTGGAGGGCGAGGAGCAGAG GCTGTGCGAGGGTGTGGGCTCTGTGAATGTCT GTGTCAGCAGCTCCCGTGGAGGAGTCACATGTGGGGGCCTCACTTATGGCACAACCCCAGGGCGCCAGATTGCCTCTGGACCCTCTGTCACTGGGGGCAGCATCTCAGTGATGGCCCCTGACTCCTGCTCTCCTTGCCAGCCCCGCGCCTCCAGCTTCACCTGTGGGAGCAGCCGCTCAGTGCGCTTTGCTTAG
- the LOC110335236 gene encoding keratin, type II microfibrillar, component 7C-like: MCEEVKATVQKCVQTPRHSKEALNRLNQAIRQLKMEPCELQKSKDLDAMPDVASGSAKGRLAWLEAALQQAKQDMARQLCEYQELMILKLGLDFEIAIYRRLLEGEKQRLGLGLGAGSVAPGGDVTGDRRSLRAPGVSSCGLDMSAPSGRCALCSSAGCVGGFGYLGSREC, from the exons ATG TGTGAGGAGGTGAAGGCCACTGTGCAGAAATGTGTGCAGACCCCTAGGCACAGCAAGGAGGCCCTGAATAGGCTCAACCAGGCTATCCGGCAGCTGAAGATGGAG CCTTGTGAGCTACAGAAAAGCAAAGACCTGGATGCCATGCCAGATGTGGCCTCAGGCAGTGCTAAGGGCAGACTGGCCTGGCTGGAGGCTGCCCTGCAGCAAGCCAAGCAGGACATGGCTCGGCAGCTGTGTGAGTACCAGGAGCTCATGATCCTCAAACTGGGCCTGGACTTCGAGATCGCTATCTACCGCAGGCTGCTGGAGGGTGAGAAGCAGAG GCTTGGTCTGGGACTTGGGGCAGGCAGTGTGG CTCCTGGCGGTGACGTCACTGGAGACAGGCGATCCCTAAGGGCACCCGGAGTCAGTTCCTGTGGCCTGGACATGAGCGCCCCAAGTGGTCGCTGCGCGCTCTGCAGCTCCGCGGGCTGCGTTGGAGGCTTTGGCTACCTTGGCTCCCGTGAATGTTGA
- the LOC110335235 gene encoding keratin, type II cuticular Hb1, protein MTCGSGFCGRTFSCASACGPRPGRCCISAAPYRGISCYRGLSGGFGSQSVCGAFRSGSCGRSFGYRSGGICGPSPPCITTVSVNESLLTPLNLEIDPNAQCVKHEEKEQIKCLNSKFAAFIDKVRFLEQQNKLLETKWQFYQNRKCCESNMEPLFEGYIETLRREADCVEADSGRLAAELNHAQESMEGYKKRYEEEVSLRATAENEFVALKKDVDCAYLRKSDLEANAEALTQEIDFLRRLYEEETRILHAHISDTSIIVKMDNSRDLNMDCVVAEIKAQYDDIASRSRAEAESWYRTKCEEIKATVIRHGETLRRTREEINELNRIIQRLTAENENAKCQNTKLEAAVTQSEQQGEAALADARCKLAELEGALQKAKQDMACLLKEYQEVMNSKLGLDVEITTYRRLLEGEEQRLCEGVGAVNVCVSSSRGGVACGDLCVSGSRPVIGSACSAPCSGNLAVNTGLCAPCGSAVSCGRKC, encoded by the exons ATGACCTGTGGATCAGGATTCTGTGGCCGCACCTTCAGCTGCGCCTCAGCCTGTGGGCCCAGGCCCGGCCGCTGCTGCATCTCTGCAGCTCCCTACAGGGGCATCTCCTGCTACCGCGGACTCTCAGGGGGCTTCGGCAGCCAGAGTGTCTGTGGGGCCTTCCGCTCTGGCTCCTGTGGACGCAGCTTTGGGTACCGATCTGGAGGCATCTGCGGGCCCAGCCCCCCCTGCATCACCACAGTCTCTGTCAATGAGAGCCTGCTCACACCCCTCAACCTGGAGATCGACCCCAATGCTCAGTGTGTGAAGCATGAGGAGAAGGAGCAGATCAAGTGCCTTAACAGCAAGTTCGCGGCCTTCATCGACAAG GTGCGCTTCCTGGAGCAGCAGAACAAGCTGCTGGAGACCAAGTGGCAGTTCTACCAGAACCGCAAGTGCTGTGAGAGCAACATGGAGCCTCTGTTCGAGGGCTACATCGAGACCCTGAGGCGGGAGGCTGATTGTGTGGAGGCCGACAGCGGGAGGCTGGCTGCCGAGCTCAACCATGCGCAGGAGTCCATGGAGGGCTACAAGAAGAG gtacgaggaggaagtttctctgagaGCCACAGCGGAGAATGAGTTTGTGGCTCTGAAGAAG GATGTGGACTGTGCCTACCTGCGCAAGTCAGACCTAGAGGCCAACGCAGAGGCGCTGACCCAGGAGATCGACTTCCTGAGGCGACTGTATGAGGAG GAGACCCGCATCCTCCACGCCCACATCTCAGACACCTCCATCATCGTCAAGATGGACAACAGCCGGGACCTGAACATGGACTGCGTCGTGGCTGAGATCAAGGCTCAGTATGATGACATTGCCAGCCGCAGCCGCGCTGAGGCCGAGTCCTGGTACCGCACCAAG tgtgAGGAGATAAAGGCCACAGTGATCCGGCATGGAGAGACCCTGCGCCGCACCAGAGAGGAGATCAATGAGCTGAACAGAATAATCCAGAGGCTGACTGCTGAGAACGAGAATGCCAAGTGCCAG AACACCAAGCTGGAGGCTGCCGTGACCCAGTCTGAGCAGCAGGGAGAGGCTGCCCTCGCTGATGCCCGCTGCAAGCTGGCTGAGCTGGAGGGTGCCCTGCAGAAGGCCAAGCAGGACATGGCCTGCCTGCTCAAGGAGTACCAGGAGGTGATGAACTCCAAGCTGGGGCTGGATGTTGAGATTACCACCTACAGGCGCCTGCTGGAGGGCGAGGAACAGAG ACTGTGTGAAGGTGTAGGAGCTGTGAATGTCT GTGTCAGTAGCTCCCGCGGAGGAGTCGCATGTGGGGACCTGTGTGTGTCAGGTTCCAGGCCGGTGATCGGCAGTGCCTGCAGCGCCCCCTGCAGCGGGAACTTGGCGGTGAACACAGGCCTGTGTGCACCCTGTGGTTCAGCTGTGTCCTGTGGCCGTAAATGTTAA